Proteins co-encoded in one Papaver somniferum cultivar HN1 chromosome 5, ASM357369v1, whole genome shotgun sequence genomic window:
- the LOC113283056 gene encoding non-lysosomal glucosylceramidase-like, whose protein sequence is MIDMVSGNIFHCRKHSWPSEEYISRATLQLLDFDSAAPPRQAWRRRLNSHANILKEFSVTFMEALKMMRLGVRLWSYVREEASHGRRAPIDPFTRESCKPSASQGVPLGGMGSGSISRGFRGEFRHMQIVPGICETSPVMANQFSIFISRDGGNKKFSSVLAPGQHEGLGKLGDQGISSWNWNLSGQHSTYHAVFPRAWTIYDGEPDPDLKVSCRQISPFIPHNYKDSSLPSAVFVYTLVNTGKERAKVSLLFTWANSIGGNSHLSGGHVNEPFRGEDGVSGVLLHHKTAKGNPPVTFAVAACETQNVNVTVSPCFGLTDQNRVTAKSIWDTMAEDGSFDLGNFNAGSSVPSLPGETHCAAVSASAWIEPHGKCTVAFSLAWSSPKVKFLKGNTYNRRYTKFYGTSERSAAHIVHDSLMNYKWWEEEIEKWQNPILSDDSLPDWYKFTLFNELYFLVSGGTVWIDGHSPARDNQSTMSQNGHNSRIEEPIKIKVTVATVHSKGDVVIEHESCINGFEDANGNGNGNGLDLDQENSDEEDAAGHNPLQLSTLVDQKPDDSEDVGRFLYLEGVEYVMWCTYDVHFYASYALLALFPKIELSIQRDFAKAVLSEDRRKVKFLADGNCGIRKVKGAVPHDLGTHDPWHEMNAYNIHDTSKWKDLNPKFVLQVYRDFAATGDVSFAVDVWPAVCAAMEYMEQFDKDGDGLIENDGFPDQTYDAWTVHGISAYCGCLWLAALEAAAAMALRLGDKPFADKFKNMFSRAKSAFEEKLWNGSYFNYDSGSSSNSRSIQADQLAGQWYVASSGLPSLFDDHKIKSALQKIFDFNVMKVRGGRMGAVNGMHPNGKVDESCMQSREIWTGVTYGVAATMILSGMEEQAFTTAEGIFTSGWSEDGFGYWFQTPEGWTVDGHYRSLIYMRPLAIWSMQWALSLPKAILEAPKINMMDRMLYVPIRASHNDAGIVRKVANKTKCFSNSVFHCAC, encoded by the exons ATGATAGACATGGTAAGTGGAAACATATTCCATTGTCGAAAACATTCATGGCCATCCGAGGAGTACATCAGCAGGGCTACTTTGCAATTG CTGGACTTCGACAGTGCTGCCCCACCAAGACAGGCATGGAGACGAAGATTAAACAGCCATGCTAATATACTGAAAGAATTCAGTGTCACATTCATGGAGGCATTGAAGATG ATGCGGCTGGGGGTTCGTCTTTGGTCATATGTACGAGAAGAAGCTTCTCATGGAAGG AGAGCACCAATTGATCCGTTTACTCGGGAAAGTTGTAAGCCTTCGGCGTCACAGGGGGTTCCTCTTGGAGGGATGGG AAGTGGTAGCATATCCAGAGGTTTTAGAGGAGAATTCAGACACATGCAAATTGTTCCTGGTATATGTGAAACTTCTCCAGTAATGGCGAATCAGTTTTCG ATTTTCATATCCCGAGATGGTGGAAATAAAAAATTCTCATCAGTTTTAGCTCCTGGACAACATGAAGGTTTAGG AAAATTAGGTGATCAAGGTATATCATCATGGAACTGGAATTTGAGTGGTCAGCATTCCACTTACCATGCTGTATTTCCAAGGGCGTGGACAATATATGATG GTGAACCAGATCCAGATCTAAAGGTCTCTTGTCGTCAGATATCGCCGTTCATACCCCATAATTATAAAGATAGCAGTCTCCCAAGTGCTGTATTTGTTTACACT TTGGTTAACACTGGAAAAGAAAGAGCAAAAGTGAGCCTTCTCTTTACTTGGGCT AATTCAATCGGAGGAAACTCACACTTATCAGGTGGTCATGTGAATGAGCCTTTCAG AGGTGAAGATGGAGTTTCTGGTGTACTTCTACATCATAA GACTGCAAAAGGAAACCCTCCTGTGACGTTTGCGGTAGCTGCTTGTGAGACTCAGAATGTAAATGTGACTGTTTCTCCATGCTTTGGATTGACCGACCAAAATCGCGTTACAGCTAAGAGCATATGGGACACAATGGCAGAG GATGGGTCTTTTGACCTCGGAAATTTCAATGCTGGCTCTAGCGTTCCATCGTTACCGGGAGAGACACACTGTGCAGCAGTTTCAGCCTCTGCTTGGATAGAACCTCATGGGAAGTGCACCGTAGCATTTTCTTTAGCGTGGTCATCCCCGAAAGTAAAATTTCTCAAGGGAAATACATACAACAG GAGGTACACAAAATTTTATGGCACTTCTGAGAGATCAGCGGCTCACATAGTTCATGATTCATTGATGA ATTACAAGTGGTGGGAGGAAGAGATCGAGAAATGGCAGAATCCTATCCTAAGCGATGACAGTCTTCCAGATTG GTATAAATTCACGTTATTCAACGAGCTTTATTTTCTGGTATCGGGAGGGACCGTTTGGATTG ATGGCCATTCACCAGCCAGAGATAACCAATCTACTATGAGCCAGAACGGGCATAATTCCAGAATTGAGGaacccatcaaaataaaagtGACTGTAGCAACAGTGCACAGCAAGGGGGATGTGGTTATTGAGCATGAGAGCTGCATAAATGGTTTTGAAGATGCTAATGGTAATGGCAATGGTAATGGTCTAGATTTAGATCAGGAAAATAGTGATGAGGAAGACGCTGCAGGCCACAATCCTTTGCAACTCAGTACCCTTGTAGATCAGAAGCCTGATGATAGCGAAGATGTTGGTAGGTTTCTGTACTTAGAAGGAGTTGAATACGTCATGTGGTGTACATATGATGTGCATTTTTATGCATCTTATGCTCTTCTAGCTCTGTTCCCCAAAATAGAGTTAAGTATTCAGCGAGACTTTGCTAAGGCCGTATTAAGTGAGGATCGAAGAAAAGTGAAGTTTCTGGCAGATGGTAACTGTGGAATTCGTAAGGTTAAAGGAGCAGTTCCTCATGATCTTGGTACACATGATCCATGGCATGAGATGAATGCATATAATATTCATGACACGAGTAAATGGAAGGACCTCAACCCTAAATTTGTGCTTCAAGTTTATAGAGATTTTGCTGCCACAGGGGATGTGTCATTCGCCGTTGATGTATGGCCAGCTGTTTGTGCTGCTATGGAATACATGGAACAGTTCGATAAGGACGGTGATGGTCTTATTGAGAATGATGGATTTCCTGATCAAACTTACGATGCTTGGACTGTTCATGGCATTAGTGCTTATTGTGGATGCTTATGGCTTGCTGCCCTCGAGGCTGCAGCTGCAATGGCTCTTCGTCTTGGAGACAAGCCATTTGCTGATAAATTCAAAAACATGTTCTCGAGGGCCAAATCGGCTTTTGAAGAAAAACTATGGAACGGTTCTTATTTTAACTATGATAGTGGATCAAGTAGCAATAGCAGATCTATACAAGCTGACCAACTGGCAGGCCAGTGGTATGTAGCTTCATCGGGCTTGCCTTCGCTGTTTGATGATCATAAGATCAAGAGTGCCCTTCAAAAAATATTTGATTTTAATGTTATGAAAGTGAGAGGAGGGAGAATGGGCGCTGTAAATGGGATGCACCCAAATGGGAAGGTGGATGAGTCATGCATGCAGTCCCGTGAAATTTGGACTGGTGTTACTTATGGTGTTGCAGCTACGATGATACTTAGCGGAATGGAGGAACAAGCCTTCACTACAGCCGAAGGTATTTTCACCTCAGGCTGGTCAGAAGACGGATTCGG